Proteins encoded together in one Telopea speciosissima isolate NSW1024214 ecotype Mountain lineage chromosome 4, Tspe_v1, whole genome shotgun sequence window:
- the LOC122659380 gene encoding uncharacterized protein LOC122659380 has product MPYTGYEKEADKNELFNLRHSSLRNCIECTFMLLKKRFKILKNQPEYPFKMQIKIVNVCILLHNHILTQNNIDKEEAFFEAEEEEASTSNSTATAVETDVEYENDDNDVEDVSNIDWDQFREGIADNMWDSWMAGDVDDDDMSDDLNDFDDVNDSN; this is encoded by the exons ATGCCATACACAGGGTACGAGAAGGAAG CTGATAAGAATGAGTTGTTTAATTTACGACATTCCTCGTTGCGCAATTGCATTGAGTGTACGTTCATGCTCTTGAAGAAAAGATTCAAGATATTGAAAAATCAGCCAGAATATCCTTTTAAGATGCAAATCAAGATTGTGAATGTCTGTATTCTTCTTCACAATCATATTCTGACTCAAAATAATATTGATAAAGAGGAGGCCTTTTTCGAagctgaggaagaagaagcatctACTTCCAATAGTACAGCCACAGCAGTAGAAACAGATGTGGAATATGAAAATGATGACAATGATGTTGAAGATGTTAGTAATATTGACTGGGATCAATTTCGAGAAGGCATAGCTGACAACATGTGGGATAGTTGGATGGCAGgcgatgttgatgatgatgatatgtcTGATGATCTCAATGATTTTGATGATGTGAATGATTCAAATTGA